In Burkholderia sp. HI2500, one DNA window encodes the following:
- a CDS encoding MmcQ/YjbR family DNA-binding protein, whose amino-acid sequence MTFDEVRQIALAWRGVEEGTSYGTPALKVKGKMLARLREDGDTLVVKGVGPDERAWLIESEPDVYYVTDHYVGWPIVLVRLSAAHPDAVKNLLLREWQAVVPAKWRDEMANGTH is encoded by the coding sequence GTGACATTCGACGAAGTTCGGCAGATCGCACTGGCTTGGCGCGGCGTCGAGGAAGGCACGTCATACGGCACGCCCGCACTCAAGGTGAAGGGCAAGATGCTCGCGCGGCTGCGCGAGGACGGCGACACGCTCGTCGTAAAAGGCGTCGGCCCCGACGAGCGCGCGTGGCTGATCGAATCGGAACCCGACGTGTATTACGTGACGGATCACTACGTCGGCTGGCCGATCGTGCTGGTGCGACTGTCGGCGGCCCATCCGGACGCCGTGAAAAACCTGCTTCTGCGAGAATGGCAGGCCGTCGTCCCCGCCAAATGGCGTGACGAGATGGCGAACGGCACGCACTGA
- the gabP gene encoding GABA permease → MSGSNTGLGTGLKQRHVTMMSIAGVIGAGLFVGSGHAIAEAGPASILAYAIAGVLVVLVMRMLGEMAVAHPDSGSFSTYADRAIGHWAGFSIGWLYWWFWVLVIPIEATAAATILNAWFPGVATWVFALGITLVLTVTNLFSVKNYGEFEFWFALIKVVAIVVFLCIGGAAIVGIIPAPAVSGVSNLFVHDGFMPHGAGAVLAAMLTTMFSFLGTEIVTIAAAESDNPQRQIVRATNSVIWRITLFYLGSILVVAAIVPWNDPLLPKHGSYQRAMELIGVPNAKAIIDVIVLVSVASCLNSALYTASRMLFSLSKRKDAPAFLHRTDSTGTPRAAVLASTAFGFVTVIANYLMPEQVFGFLLATSGAIALLVYLVIAISQLRMRKTLESTGADLTLRMWLFPWLTWAVILFICGTLTVMLVSEDHRMEVGATAVLALIVLLASWLNKRGRDAQASEGRRVSAT, encoded by the coding sequence ATGAGTGGAAGCAACACAGGCCTTGGTACGGGCCTGAAGCAGCGGCACGTGACGATGATGTCGATTGCCGGCGTGATCGGCGCGGGCCTGTTCGTCGGCTCCGGCCACGCCATCGCGGAAGCCGGCCCGGCGTCGATCCTTGCGTATGCGATCGCAGGGGTGCTGGTCGTGCTCGTGATGCGCATGCTCGGCGAGATGGCAGTCGCCCATCCGGACAGCGGTTCGTTCTCCACCTATGCCGATCGCGCGATCGGCCACTGGGCCGGTTTCTCGATCGGCTGGCTGTACTGGTGGTTCTGGGTGCTCGTGATCCCGATCGAGGCGACTGCCGCCGCGACCATCCTCAATGCATGGTTTCCTGGCGTTGCAACCTGGGTCTTCGCGCTCGGCATCACGCTGGTGCTGACGGTGACCAACCTCTTCTCGGTCAAGAACTACGGCGAATTCGAATTCTGGTTCGCGCTGATCAAGGTTGTCGCGATCGTCGTGTTCCTGTGCATCGGCGGTGCGGCGATCGTCGGCATCATCCCGGCGCCGGCCGTATCGGGCGTGTCGAACCTGTTCGTGCATGACGGCTTCATGCCGCACGGCGCTGGCGCCGTGCTCGCGGCGATGCTGACGACGATGTTCTCGTTCCTCGGCACCGAGATCGTGACGATCGCGGCCGCCGAATCGGACAACCCGCAACGCCAGATCGTGCGTGCGACGAATTCGGTGATCTGGCGTATCACGCTGTTCTATCTCGGCTCGATTCTCGTCGTCGCGGCCATCGTGCCGTGGAACGACCCGCTGCTGCCGAAGCACGGCTCGTATCAGCGCGCGATGGAGCTGATCGGCGTCCCGAACGCGAAGGCGATCATCGACGTGATCGTGCTGGTGTCGGTCGCGAGCTGCCTGAACTCGGCGCTGTACACCGCGTCGCGAATGCTGTTCTCGCTGTCCAAGCGCAAGGATGCGCCCGCGTTCCTCCACCGCACCGATTCGACCGGCACGCCGCGCGCGGCCGTGCTCGCGTCGACCGCGTTCGGTTTCGTGACCGTGATCGCGAACTACCTGATGCCGGAGCAGGTGTTCGGCTTCCTGCTGGCGACGTCGGGCGCGATCGCGCTGCTCGTGTATCTCGTGATCGCGATCTCGCAGCTGCGGATGCGCAAGACGCTCGAATCGACCGGCGCGGACCTGACGCTGCGGATGTGGTTGTTCCCGTGGCTCACGTGGGCGGTGATCCTGTTCATCTGCGGCACGCTGACCGTGATGCTCGTGAGCGAGGATCACCGGATGGAAGTGGGGGCGACGGCTGTACTCGCGTTGATCGTGTTGTTGGCGTCGTGGCTGAACAAGCGTGGTCGCGACGCGCAGGCGAGCGAAGGGCGGCGCGTGTCGGCGACGTGA
- a CDS encoding alpha/beta hydrolase family protein, whose protein sequence is MSFVDCIEVETMTERSTARVGIAFSARDGFQLKGTYFPAAEGDRSPVLICPATGIRQSFYFPFADWLRKEGHSTFVFDYRGIGASLDTEHVRQSRARKQDWGQFDMPAALDWLLGETGVRGAHLIGHSAGAQLVGLMPNHASIRSLCAISASSGYVGNIRWPKRFAALLLAHMYVPISVRLLGYVPARVLGWGDDLPPCVGLQWARWCRRPGYVANEFGVGVARHYYDEFIAPVTVVAATDDPLATPANIADWLRLLPRAKSDVHFIHPENPDGRAIGHVGMFRREHSSLWPELTRGLLR, encoded by the coding sequence TTGTCGTTCGTCGACTGTATCGAGGTCGAAACAATGACTGAGCGTTCGACTGCTCGCGTCGGCATAGCTTTCTCCGCCCGCGACGGATTCCAGCTCAAGGGAACCTATTTCCCGGCGGCCGAGGGTGATCGTTCCCCCGTGCTCATCTGCCCTGCGACAGGAATCCGGCAATCCTTTTATTTCCCGTTTGCAGACTGGCTACGCAAAGAGGGCCACTCGACGTTTGTATTCGACTATCGGGGAATCGGCGCGTCGCTTGATACGGAGCACGTCCGCCAGTCCCGAGCGCGGAAACAGGACTGGGGGCAGTTCGACATGCCTGCGGCGCTCGACTGGCTTCTTGGCGAAACCGGTGTGCGCGGCGCACATTTGATCGGGCATAGCGCAGGCGCACAACTGGTCGGCCTGATGCCGAATCACGCATCCATTCGTTCGCTATGCGCCATCTCGGCGTCTTCCGGGTATGTCGGCAACATTCGCTGGCCAAAGCGTTTCGCGGCCTTGCTGCTTGCGCATATGTACGTGCCGATTTCCGTTCGATTGCTCGGTTACGTTCCGGCCAGGGTACTCGGTTGGGGTGATGATCTGCCGCCGTGCGTCGGACTTCAGTGGGCCCGATGGTGCCGTCGGCCGGGATATGTGGCGAACGAATTCGGAGTAGGGGTGGCACGCCACTACTACGACGAATTTATCGCTCCCGTCACCGTTGTGGCCGCAACCGACGACCCGCTTGCCACGCCGGCCAATATTGCAGACTGGCTGCGCCTGTTGCCGAGAGCCAAGTCCGACGTTCACTTCATCCATCCAGAAAATCCCGACGGCCGAGCAATTGGCCACGTCGGCATGTTCCGCCGCGAGCATTCGTCGCTGTGGCCGGAACTCACCAGAGGGTTGCTGCGCTGA